The following proteins are encoded in a genomic region of Liolophura sinensis isolate JHLJ2023 chromosome 7, CUHK_Ljap_v2, whole genome shotgun sequence:
- the LOC135469908 gene encoding histone H2A — protein sequence MSGRGKGGKVKGKSKTRSSRAGLQFPVGRIHRLLRKGNYAERVGAGAPVYLAAVLEYLAAEVLELAGNAARDNKKSRIIPRHLQLAVRNDEELNRLLSGVTIAQGGVLPNIQAVLLPKKTQKAGK from the coding sequence ATGTCTGGACGTGGTAAAGGCGGTAAAGTCAAGGGAAAGAGCAAGACTCGCTCATCCCGCGCTGGACTCCAGTTCCCCGTCGGACGTATCCACCGTCTGTTGAGAAAGGGCAACTACGCCGAGCGAGTGGGAGCCGGAGCTCCTGTCTATCTGGCTGCCGTGCTCGAATACCTGGCTGCCGAAGTTCTCGAGTTGGCAGGAAACGCCGCCCGTGACAACAAGAAATCCAGAATTATTCCTCGACATCTCCAGCTGGCCGTCCGAAACGATGAGGAATTGAACAGGCTCCTGTCCGGCGTCACCATCGCCCAAGGAGGTGTCTTGCCCAACATCCAGGCTGTCCTCCTGCCCAAGAAGACCCAGAAGGCCGGCAAATAA
- the LOC135469909 gene encoding histone H2B, gonadal translates to MAPKTPTGSKGAKKAIKKSAPKSGDKKKRRRRKESYGIYIYKVMKQVHPDTGISSKAMSIMNSFVNDIFERIAAEASRLAHYNKRSTITSREIQTAVRLLLPGELAKHAVSEGTKAVTKYTSSK, encoded by the coding sequence ATGGCACCCAAAACACCAACCGGCTCCAAAGGAGCAAAGAAGGCTATCAAGAAGTCTGCCCCCAAGTCCGGGGACAAGAAGAAGCGTAGGAGGAGGAAGGAAAGTTACGGCATCTACATCTACAAAGTCATGAAGCAGGTCCACCCTGACACCGGCATCTCGTCCAAGGCCATGTCTATCATGAACAGCTTTGTCAACGACATCTTCGAGCGTATTGCCGCCGAGGCCTCTCGCCTGGCTCACTACAACAAACGCTCCACCATTACGAGTCGGGAAATCCAGACCGCTGTCCGTCTTCTCCTGCCCGGTGAGCTGGCCAAGCACGCCGTCAGCGAAGGTACCAAGGCTGTCACCAAGTACACCAGCAGCAAGTAA